From Xyrauchen texanus isolate HMW12.3.18 chromosome 36, RBS_HiC_50CHRs, whole genome shotgun sequence, one genomic window encodes:
- the LOC127629657 gene encoding alpha-actinin-4 isoform X2 produces MVDYHASNNQSLYSTGEPQTYMEQENDWDRDLLLDPAWEKQQRKTFTAWCNSHLRKAGTQIENIEEDFRDGLKLMLLLEVISGERLPKPERGKMRVHKINNVNKALDFIASKGVKLVSIGAEEIVDGNAKMTLGMIWTIILRFAIQDISVEETSAKEGLLLWCQRKTAPYKNVNVQNFHISWKDGLAFNALIHRHRPELIDYDKLRKDDPVTNLNNAFEVAERYLDIPKMLDAEDIVGTLRPDEKAIMTYVSCFYHAFSGAQKAETAANRICKVLAVNQENEHLMEDYEKLASDLLEWIRRTIPWLENRAPEKTMTEMQQKLEDFRDYRRVHKPPKVQEKCQLEINFNTLQTKLRLSNRPAFMPSEGRMVSDINGAWHKLEGAEKGYEEWLLNEIRRLERLDHLAEKFRQKAAIHESWTDGKEAMLKQKDYETATLSEIKALLKKHEAFESDLAAHQDRVEQIAAIAQELNELDYYDSQSVNARCQKICEQWDALGTLTQNRRESLERTEKQLESIDELYLEYAKRAAPFNNWMEGAMEDLQDMFIVHNIEEIQGLITAHEQFKSTLPEANKEREAIQAIQAEVQKIAQYNGIKLAGNNPYTTITPQSIDSKWDKVQKLVPQRDQALQEELARQQSNDHLRRQFANQANMIGPWIQNKMEEIGRISIEMNGTLEDQLTHLRQYELSIIEYKPNIDQLEGDHQLIQEALIFDNKYTAYTMEHLRVGWEQLLTTIARTINEIENQILTRDAKGISQEQLHEYRASFNHFDKDHSGVLAAEEFKACLISLGYDVENDKQGEAEFTRIMGIVDPNNSGAVTFQAFIDFMSRETTDTDTADQVIASFKILAGDKNYITAVELRRELPPDQAEYCIARMAPYTGPDAVPGALDYMSFSTALYGESDL; encoded by the exons ACTTTCACAGCCTGGTGTAACTCTCACCTGCGGAAGGCGGGAACGCAAATCGAAAACATCGAGGAGGATTTCAGAGATGGACTCAAACTAATGCTTCTTCTAGAGGTCATCTCAG GGGAGAGATTACCAAAACCTGAAAGAGGAAAGATGAGAGTGCACAAGATTAACAATGTCAACAAAGCGCTGGACTTCATCGCCAGCAAAGGAGTCAAACTGGTGTCCATTGGTGCAGAAG AAATTGTAGATGGAAACGCCAAGATGACTCTGGGAATGATCTGGACCATCATTCTCCGCTTCGCCATCCAGGACATCTCGGTGGAAG AAACCTCCGCTAAAGAAGGACTGTTGCTCTGGTGTCAGAGAAAGACGGCTCCTTACAAGAACGTCAATGTCCAGAACTTCCATATCAG CTGGAAGGATGGTCTTGCCTTCAATGCTCTGATCCATAGACACAGGCCGGAGCTCATTGATTATGATAAACTGAGAAAG GATGACCCAGTGACCAATCTGAACAATGCTTTCGAAGTGGCGGAGCGATACCTTGATATCCCCAAAATGTTGGATGCAGAGG ATATCGTGGGCACTCTACGGCCGGATGAGAAGGCTATTATGACCTACGTCTCCTGTTTCTATCACGCCTTCTCAGGTGCTCAAAAG GCTGAGACAGCAGCCAATCGTATCTGCAAGGTGTTGGCGGTCAATCAGGAGAATGAGCACCTGATGGAGGACTATGAGAAGCTGGCCAGCGAT TTGTTGGAGTGGATACGTAGGACAATCCCATGGTTGGAAAATCGTGCTCCAGAGAAGACCATGACAGAAATGCAGCAGAAATTGGAAGATTTCCGTGATTACCGTCGTGTTCACAAACCACCCAAAGTTCAGGAGAAGTGTCAGCTAGAGATCAACTTCAACACATTGCAGACCAAACTCCGCTTGAGCAATCGACCTGCCTTTATGCCATCTGAGGGACGCATGGTGTCG gACATTAATGGGGCATGGCATAAATTGGAAGGGGCAGAGAAAGGCTACGAAGAGTGGCTACTAAATGAGATCCGCCGATTGGAGAGGCTTGACCATCTTGCAGAAAAGTTCAGACAGAAAGCAGCCATCCATGAGAGCTGGACAGATG gtAAGGAGGCTATGCTAAAACAGAAGGATTATGAGACTGCAACACTGTCTGAGATTAAAGCTCTCCTGAAGAAGCACGAGGCGTTTGAGAGTGACCTTGCCGCCCACCAGGACAGAGTGGAGCAGATTGCCGCAATTGCGCAGGAGCTCAA TGAGCTGGACTACTACGACTCCCAGAGTGTTAATGCTCGCTGTCAGAAGATCTGTGAGCAGTGGGATGCTCTGGGAACCCTAACACAGAATCGTAGAGAGTCTCTTGAG AGGACAGAGAAACAGCTCGAGTCCATTGATGAGCTTTACCTGGAGTACGCCAAGAGAGCGGCACCATTCAACAACTGGATGGAGGGGGCAATGGAGGACCTTCAAGATATGTTCATCGTGCACAACATAGAGGAGATCCAG GGACTGATTACAGCTCATGAGCAGTTTAAGTCCACTCTTCCAGAAGCGAATAAAGAGCGGGAAGCGATTCAGGCAATCCAGGCTGAAGTTCAGAAAATCGCTCAGTACAATGGCATCAAATTGGCTGGGAACAATCCTTACACCACGATCACCCCTCAGAGCATTGACAGCAAGTGGGACAAG GTGCAGAAACTGGTTCCTCAACGTGATCAGGCTCTACAAGAAGAACTCGCACGCCAGCAGTCCAATGACCATCTCAGACGGCAGTTTGCAAACCAGGCCAACATGATTGGACCATGGATACAAAACAAGATGGAG GAGATTGGCAGGATATCAATCGAGATGAACGGAACGCTTGAGGATCAGCTGACTCACCTGCGTCAGTATGAGCTAAGCATCATCGAATATAAACCCAATATCGACCAACTGGAGGGAGACCATCAGCTCATTCAGGAAGCACTTATATTTGACAACAAATACACTGCTTACACTATGGAG CACCTGCGTGTTGGCTGGGAGCAACTCCTCACTACAATTGCTCGCACCATTAATGAGATCGAGAACCAGATTCTGACTAGAGATGCTAAAGGCATCAGCCAGGAGCAGCTTCACGAGTACCGCGCGTCCTTCAATCACTTCGACAAG GACCACAGTGGTGTCTTAGCAGCCGAGGAGTTCAAGGCTTGTTTGATCAGTCTGGGTTACGATGTAGAAAACGACAAGCAG GGTGAGGCTGAATTTACTCGTATTATGGGCATTGTTGACCCTAACAACAGTGGAGCAGTGACCTTCCAGGCCTTTATTGACTTCATGTCGAGAGAAACAACCGACACAGACACTGCAGACCAGGTCATCGCCTCATTTAAGATCCTAGCCGGAGACAAG AACTACATCACAGCAGTGGAGTTGAGGCGTGAGCTTCCTCCTGACCAGGCAGAGTACTGCATTGCCCGAATGGCACCATACACAGGCCCTGACGCTGTTCCGGGTGCACTTGACTACATGTCCTTCTCCACCGCCTTGTATGGGGAGAGCGACCTCTAA
- the LOC127629657 gene encoding alpha-actinin-4 isoform X1 — translation MVDYHASNNQSLYSTGEPQTYMEQENDWDRDLLLDPAWEKQQRKTFTAWCNSHLRKAGTQIENIEEDFRDGLKLMLLLEVISGERLPKPERGKMRVHKINNVNKALDFIASKGVKLVSIGAEEIVDGNAKMTLGMIWTIILRFAIQDISVEETSAKEGLLLWCQRKTAPYKNVNVQNFHISWKDGLAFNALIHRHRPELIDYDKLRKDDPVTNLNNAFEVAERYLDIPKMLDAEDIVNTARPDEKAIMTYVSSFYHAFSGAQKAETAANRICKVLAVNQENEHLMEDYEKLASDLLEWIRRTIPWLENRAPEKTMTEMQQKLEDFRDYRRVHKPPKVQEKCQLEINFNTLQTKLRLSNRPAFMPSEGRMVSDINGAWHKLEGAEKGYEEWLLNEIRRLERLDHLAEKFRQKAAIHESWTDGKEAMLKQKDYETATLSEIKALLKKHEAFESDLAAHQDRVEQIAAIAQELNELDYYDSQSVNARCQKICEQWDALGTLTQNRRESLERTEKQLESIDELYLEYAKRAAPFNNWMEGAMEDLQDMFIVHNIEEIQGLITAHEQFKSTLPEANKEREAIQAIQAEVQKIAQYNGIKLAGNNPYTTITPQSIDSKWDKVQKLVPQRDQALQEELARQQSNDHLRRQFANQANMIGPWIQNKMEEIGRISIEMNGTLEDQLTHLRQYELSIIEYKPNIDQLEGDHQLIQEALIFDNKYTAYTMEHLRVGWEQLLTTIARTINEIENQILTRDAKGISQEQLHEYRASFNHFDKDHSGVLAAEEFKACLISLGYDVENDKQGEAEFTRIMGIVDPNNSGAVTFQAFIDFMSRETTDTDTADQVIASFKILAGDKNYITAVELRRELPPDQAEYCIARMAPYTGPDAVPGALDYMSFSTALYGESDL, via the exons ACTTTCACAGCCTGGTGTAACTCTCACCTGCGGAAGGCGGGAACGCAAATCGAAAACATCGAGGAGGATTTCAGAGATGGACTCAAACTAATGCTTCTTCTAGAGGTCATCTCAG GGGAGAGATTACCAAAACCTGAAAGAGGAAAGATGAGAGTGCACAAGATTAACAATGTCAACAAAGCGCTGGACTTCATCGCCAGCAAAGGAGTCAAACTGGTGTCCATTGGTGCAGAAG AAATTGTAGATGGAAACGCCAAGATGACTCTGGGAATGATCTGGACCATCATTCTCCGCTTCGCCATCCAGGACATCTCGGTGGAAG AAACCTCCGCTAAAGAAGGACTGTTGCTCTGGTGTCAGAGAAAGACGGCTCCTTACAAGAACGTCAATGTCCAGAACTTCCATATCAG CTGGAAGGATGGTCTTGCCTTCAATGCTCTGATCCATAGACACAGGCCGGAGCTCATTGATTATGATAAACTGAGAAAG GATGACCCAGTGACCAATCTGAACAATGCTTTCGAAGTGGCGGAGCGATACCTTGATATCCCCAAAATGTTGGATGCAGAGG ACATTGTGAACACTGCACGTCCAGATGAGAAAGCCATAATGACTTATGTGTCCAGTTTCTACCATGCATTTTCTGGAGCCCAGAAG GCTGAGACAGCAGCCAATCGTATCTGCAAGGTGTTGGCGGTCAATCAGGAGAATGAGCACCTGATGGAGGACTATGAGAAGCTGGCCAGCGAT TTGTTGGAGTGGATACGTAGGACAATCCCATGGTTGGAAAATCGTGCTCCAGAGAAGACCATGACAGAAATGCAGCAGAAATTGGAAGATTTCCGTGATTACCGTCGTGTTCACAAACCACCCAAAGTTCAGGAGAAGTGTCAGCTAGAGATCAACTTCAACACATTGCAGACCAAACTCCGCTTGAGCAATCGACCTGCCTTTATGCCATCTGAGGGACGCATGGTGTCG gACATTAATGGGGCATGGCATAAATTGGAAGGGGCAGAGAAAGGCTACGAAGAGTGGCTACTAAATGAGATCCGCCGATTGGAGAGGCTTGACCATCTTGCAGAAAAGTTCAGACAGAAAGCAGCCATCCATGAGAGCTGGACAGATG gtAAGGAGGCTATGCTAAAACAGAAGGATTATGAGACTGCAACACTGTCTGAGATTAAAGCTCTCCTGAAGAAGCACGAGGCGTTTGAGAGTGACCTTGCCGCCCACCAGGACAGAGTGGAGCAGATTGCCGCAATTGCGCAGGAGCTCAA TGAGCTGGACTACTACGACTCCCAGAGTGTTAATGCTCGCTGTCAGAAGATCTGTGAGCAGTGGGATGCTCTGGGAACCCTAACACAGAATCGTAGAGAGTCTCTTGAG AGGACAGAGAAACAGCTCGAGTCCATTGATGAGCTTTACCTGGAGTACGCCAAGAGAGCGGCACCATTCAACAACTGGATGGAGGGGGCAATGGAGGACCTTCAAGATATGTTCATCGTGCACAACATAGAGGAGATCCAG GGACTGATTACAGCTCATGAGCAGTTTAAGTCCACTCTTCCAGAAGCGAATAAAGAGCGGGAAGCGATTCAGGCAATCCAGGCTGAAGTTCAGAAAATCGCTCAGTACAATGGCATCAAATTGGCTGGGAACAATCCTTACACCACGATCACCCCTCAGAGCATTGACAGCAAGTGGGACAAG GTGCAGAAACTGGTTCCTCAACGTGATCAGGCTCTACAAGAAGAACTCGCACGCCAGCAGTCCAATGACCATCTCAGACGGCAGTTTGCAAACCAGGCCAACATGATTGGACCATGGATACAAAACAAGATGGAG GAGATTGGCAGGATATCAATCGAGATGAACGGAACGCTTGAGGATCAGCTGACTCACCTGCGTCAGTATGAGCTAAGCATCATCGAATATAAACCCAATATCGACCAACTGGAGGGAGACCATCAGCTCATTCAGGAAGCACTTATATTTGACAACAAATACACTGCTTACACTATGGAG CACCTGCGTGTTGGCTGGGAGCAACTCCTCACTACAATTGCTCGCACCATTAATGAGATCGAGAACCAGATTCTGACTAGAGATGCTAAAGGCATCAGCCAGGAGCAGCTTCACGAGTACCGCGCGTCCTTCAATCACTTCGACAAG GACCACAGTGGTGTCTTAGCAGCCGAGGAGTTCAAGGCTTGTTTGATCAGTCTGGGTTACGATGTAGAAAACGACAAGCAG GGTGAGGCTGAATTTACTCGTATTATGGGCATTGTTGACCCTAACAACAGTGGAGCAGTGACCTTCCAGGCCTTTATTGACTTCATGTCGAGAGAAACAACCGACACAGACACTGCAGACCAGGTCATCGCCTCATTTAAGATCCTAGCCGGAGACAAG AACTACATCACAGCAGTGGAGTTGAGGCGTGAGCTTCCTCCTGACCAGGCAGAGTACTGCATTGCCCGAATGGCACCATACACAGGCCCTGACGCTGTTCCGGGTGCACTTGACTACATGTCCTTCTCCACCGCCTTGTATGGGGAGAGCGACCTCTAA